The following are from one region of the Camarhynchus parvulus chromosome 3, STF_HiC, whole genome shotgun sequence genome:
- the LOC115902428 gene encoding adhesion G protein-coupled receptor F4-like, with amino-acid sequence MDVRVIYCLLFWAAQFFLAVPHTTPRVLSNESKTGYEQDACINLIPCQDNGAICIQPCSPSFHGETSFVCEDRKWQMLSDACASLDVQSLFQRISQSELPCSEGHLPFIGGGKLGPGKPGDGAKHFGAGNHSCQADFSCIIPDILSSPAIPGNIADIVELLKKISLLLSENVTRGKMQSYSRIANHILNSSIISNWAFVKDRNAGSILLDSVNLFAGKLLLRNGSESIQEPFIATKGYSIHRNTSGKSFDFSMEFNSTGNITGHVVIPEEELLRLPRASKAISVAFPTLGAILETNQPDPAVVNGMVLSVSLPEELQNILLTFEKLSKLEQVGAQCVGWHSAERRWDPRACQVRAHNVSAVVCICAHRRRTYGAFSILMAPAVPRSSLLDYITRVGLGLSILSLVLCLVVEAVVWQHVTKTEITYMRHFCLVNIAASLLVADVLFILAAIVHNAALNYQLCVAATFFLHFFYLALFFWMFTLGLLILYGLLLIFFKMTRSVFFAAACSIGYGCPLVISVLTVAITEPKNGYLRSGACWLNWYETKALLAFVVPALSIIVMNLIVVAVVVVKTGRSSLGEGCKSQDLSSMIRVSKNVALLTPLLGLTWGFGLATVIDSRSLAFHIVFALLNAFQGFFILLFGTLLDRKTREALRINCFSSRRKWGLEKVKVICFPVNG; translated from the exons ATGGATGTGAGGGTGATCTACTGCCTGCTCTTTTGGGCTGCACAGTtcttcctggctgtgccacacaCCACTCCCAGG gttctCAGTAACGAATCAAAGACTGGTTATGAGCAAG atgCCTGTATAAATCTCATTCCCTGCCAAGATAATGGAGCAATTTGTATTCAGCCTTGCTCTCCCTCCTTCCATGGGGAGACAAGCTTTGTCTGTGAGGACAGAAAGTGGCAGATGCTGTCAGATGCCTGTGCAAGCCTGGATGTTCAGTCCCTTTTTCAG AGGATATCCCAAAGTGAACTCCCATGCTCTGAAGGACATCTTCCTTTCATAGGAGGAGGAAAGCTAGGGCCTGGGAAGCCTGGAGATGGAGCAAAACATTTTGGTGCTGGGAATCATAGCTGCCAAGCTGATTTTTCATGCATCATCCCAGATATCCTGTCTTCACCAGCCATCCCAGGAAATATTGCTGATATAGTGGAATTGCTAAAGAAGATTTCCCTGCTACTATCAGAGAATGTCACTAGAGGAAAAATGCAG agctACAGCAGGATAGCAAACCATATTCTGAACAGCTCTATCATTTCCAACTGGGCTTTTGTGAAGGACAGAAATGCTGGTTCAATATTACTGGACTCGGTGAATTTATTTGCTGGGAAACTTCTTCTAAGAAATGGGTCAGAAAGTATCCAGGAGCCCTTCATCGCTACCAAAGGCTACAGCATACACAGAAACACTTCAGGAAAGAGCTTTGACTTTTCCATGGAGTTTAACAGCACAGGCAATATTACTGGGCATGTGGTGATTccagaggaagagctgctgaggTTGCCCAGGGCTTCCAAAGCCATCAGCGTTGCATTTCCAACGCTTGGAGCCATCCTGGAGACCAACCAGCCGGACCCAGCTGTCGTGAACGGGATGGTGCTGTCGGTGTCGCTGCCCGAGGAGCTCCAGAACATTTTGCTCACCTTTGAGAAGCTGAGCAAGCTGGAGCAGGTGGGGGCTCAGTGTGTGGGGTGGCACTCAGCCGAGCGGCGCTGGGACCCGCGGGCGTGCCAGGTGCGTGCACACAACGTCAGCGCCGTGGTTTGCATCTGCGCCCACCGGCGCCGCACCTACGGAGCCTTCTCCATCCTGATGGCCCCGGCTGTGCCACGGAGCTCCCTGCTGGACTACATCACACGGGTGGGCCTGGGGCTGTCCATTCTCAGCCTGGTCCTCTGCCTCGTCGTCGAGGCTGTTGTCTGGCAGCACGTCACCAAAACTGAAATCACCTACATGCGCCACTTCTGCTTGGTCAACATTGCTGCCTCGCTTCTCGTCGCTGATGTCCTGTTCATCCTAGCAGCCATTGTGCACAATGCAGCCCTAAACTACCAGCTGTGTGTAGCAGccacttttttccttcactttttctATCTTGCCCTGTTTTTTTGGATGTTTACCCTGGGTCTCTTAATTCTCTATggattattattaattttttttaagatgacaAGATCTGTATTCTTTGCTGCAGCATGCTCTATTGGATATGGATGTCCCTTGGTCATATCTGTCCTCACTGTTGCTATTACTGAACCAAAAAATGGGTATTTAAGGAGTGGAGCTTGCTGGCTCAATTGGTATGAGACAAAAGCCCTTTTGGCTTTTGTTGTACCTGCCCTGAGCATCATAGTGATGAATCTCATTGTGGTGGCCGTGGTTGTGGTGAAAACTGGGAGATCCTCCCTTGGAGAGGGCTGCAAGTCACAAGATTTGAGCAGCATGATCCGAGTCAGCAAAAACGTTGCCCTTCTGACACCTCTGCTGGGCCTCACCTGGGGCTTTGGGTTAGCCACAGTCATTGACAGCCGCTCTCTGGCCTTCCACATCGTGTTTGCGCTGCTGAACGCCTTCCAG GGATTCTTCATCCTGTTGTTTGGGACACTTCTGGACAGAAAG ACAAGAGAAGCCTTAAGGATCAACTGCTTTTCATCAAGGCGGAAGTGGGGTCTAGAAAAGGTAAAGgttatttgttttcctgttaatGGCTAA